GGAAACACAGGAAGACCCCCTAACACAGGTAAACCCCCTAACCAACAGTAGTAGTTGGGTACACAGTCAATACTGCATAGTACCGTCTATTAACGATCTCTGGTGAACGGAGTCTCTTTCACTCCCAGAAGCTCACTGCTCGTCGGTAGGTGAAATGATACGGGACGACCTGTTCATTCCAATGGAGACCTTTGTCTTTATTATTCACGCCTCTCGTAACACTTCTTTCACAATCTACAGTATCTACAGTATTTAACACGTTACAAAAACACCAAAGGTAATCACTTTAGGGGGGTTTGTActagaggagggagaaaggcaCGACTGTGACGCTATGGGAGtaagccccaccccccccccagcggtccGACACATCCTGTACTGCACTGACGGACAGGAAGTGAGACCGGGTACTTCCTGTGGCACACCATACAGTCCATGGAGGTAGTAGCCCAGGTCTGAGCCAAGTGCAATGGCGGGAGAAAGAAGGATGGAACACGACGGAGAAGGTTCACTTGGATACTCTGTCAAACCAAATCCGTTGGCCGATGGAGGTTCTCCCTGGTCGCATGAGGAGCTGGGGGGGCCGGGTCGGAGGTGGCCGCGGCCGGAGGGGTCTGGTGCCgtcagagggggtggaggtgaccagagggtggaggtggccgAGGCTGGAGGGGTCTGGTGGTGTGAGGGGTGGAGTCAGATGATTTTAAAAGGCCTCCGAAGGACGGTGTATCTCTACTCCAGCTCCACCAACAGATCGCCCTCTCCCACCGTCTCTCCGGCCTTGCAGTGGACGCTCTtcacctgaggaggaggaggagcaaaaATGACCCAAGGGTTCCGGAGGATGAGATCAAAGGTGACCAGAGAAGATGGAGAGACGAGCAGAGAGTAGGACCAGATGAAGACATGGACACCACACAGGACAGTGAGCTCATTCTGTGCTGGACCTGGGAGTAGAGACATCACTAATATCTCCCTGTTGTTTGACATAGTCAGTGGAGTGGCTCACCTTTCCAGTCTTGGCCGCCGTCATGCTGTTCTGCATCTTCATGGCCTCGATCACGCAGATCTCCTGGCCCTCGGccacctgcaaacacacaacacgAGGAGTTACACAGACGCTTGATCAAGACACAAACCTATGAAGGGGTTGGCTTTGAgctgggcggcatgtggctccggaggtagagcgggttggctgcaaccacaaggttgctagtttgatctcGCTCAGGtttccctgagcgagacgccttaccctcactgctcccgacgagctggctgtcgccttgacAGGCTGACACCGccatcagtgtgtgaatgtgtgcatgaatgggtgaagttgGCAATATTGTATCGCGCTTTGAGTGGGCActgtttagaaaagcgctgtttGAATGCAGTCCGTTTAGCATTTAGCTTCACACTACAACCAAACATGGCAGGATGAGAAGATGCACCACTCGGTATTACGAGCAAGTGAACATGGGTAGTGTGGAGTGAAGGGATGGCTtcctactcctcctcatgcACCAGCTACAGTCACATGTTCAGCGCTGCTTTCCTAGTCAGAGAACCTTTAAGGAGAGATATACTGTACGTATCCAAGAGGCAGAATGTGGGCCTGCTTGACTCCATGATGCCTAAACTGTGGAGCGACTGGGGGATTCCCAGCTGTCGACGTGGAGCCTCAGTGCTGGCGGCTGCGCTCTGAACGGAGGTCACTTCACATCCATACTTTGTGCGTTGGAAAATTATGGTGTGTTCACTTCACAGTAGCCAGCGGATTGTGTTATTTGCACAGATGAGTGAGACAATGTGAGTAAGTGAAATAATGTGACTGAGTGAGTACGATTATGTATGTTAGTGAGTGAGTTAATGTGGGTGAGTAAACGTGAGTGCATGTATGatagtgtgagtgagtgagtatgtgagtgagtgagcgtgcATGTATTCACCGTGTCTCCGGGCTTGACGGACACGGCCACCACGGAGCCCGGCATGGGCGAGCGCAGGATGCTGCTGGTGTCTTCTGGAACCTTCTCCGGCATGAAGGAGCTCAGCTCAGCAGCCAGCGGGGACAGGACGCGCACCTTgaactacaaacacacacacacaaccagagatacacacacacacacacaaccagagagatacacacacacacacacacacacaaccagagatacacacacacacccacacacaaccagagatacacacacacacacacacacacacacacacaacaaacaagagacacacgcacacacaaccaacaagagacacacacaaccataggagacacacacaaccagagacacacacacagacacacacccacccacagagacaaatacacattaacacaaccacagaaacacccacacacatacacacttggtTGATATGGCAATACTCCTATCGGCCAATTATGTCGATTTTCTGTATCCGAAATCTAAATGGTCTCTAGCTTAAGTATGGTACTTTTATATACATacttacatacacatatatgtcTATTTTATTAAGAGGCAGTCTTACCGATGTTCCCAGGTACTGAAGACAGATGTCCCCAGACGCAGTCCTGGACAGACACTAGAGCACAACATGCACTCAGTCATCATGTGTGGAGTAAGAACACTCAATGTTAAACAGGCTCGCTGTAGCTAACCCTCAGGCTACACTATAAACCTGGAGCCAACCGCTTGTTAGCTCGTAGCTGTAGCCAACTAGCTAGGATCTAGTAGCTTGCTGCTGATAAGCTAGTAGCTAAATACTTGTAGCTGTAGCCAACTGCTGGATAGCTAGTTGCTGTAGGTAGCTAAGCTACCTAGATGGCTAGTAGAAGTAACCATCTGCTAGTTAGCTTGTAGCTGTATGTAGCCAAGTGCAAGCAAGATAGTAGCAGTAACCATCTGCTAGGTAGCAAGTAGCTGCAGCTAAGAGCTAGTAGTAGTAACCATCTGCTAGTTAGCCGGTGGCGGTAACCAAATGCTAGTTTGATAGCAGCTGCAGCCAAGTGCTACATGGCTAGCAGCTGAAGGCCCTGAAGTACCTGCAGCATCCTGGGAGTGTTGTTGATCTTCAGGGGCAGCAGGGGGGAGGCAAGATCCCACTCCCCACTCACCACCaggctctctccccccacctccacctgggggagggagggagagggacagacacaagcagagggagggagacacggaaaaaagggagagggacagacacagagggagggagacacagagggagggagacacagaggaagggagagggaaggacacagagagagggagggagaccgaGAGAGGAGATTCTGAATACTTGAATAGTTCCGGGAGAACTTCTTTCAAAGGCTGAAACAATAGAAAAATTTGAAACAATAGAACTTATAGTTCTCAATAGAAAAGAACTATAAAAGTGGTGAAGGTAAACTGTGTGAGTTTTCCCCATGAGCTGCAGCTGTACTCCGCGGTAGGGGACTCACCGTGTAGGTCTGTCCTGTTCTGGAGACCACCACCGGGTGGCGCTCTCCCCCCAGCTCCACACACAGGTCCCAGCGCCGCCGCTCCTGGGAGGAGGCGGACACCCTGAGGACACAGGTCAACCCTTCAGGACGCGAGGTGCTCTGACAGCACCGGTACCCTGGTCACTGGGGAACCTCTGGACAGACGCCGTAGCTACGAGTCTCCTAGTGATCAACAGGCTAGCTAAACTACGAGTCTCCTAGTGATCAACAGGCTAGCTAAACTACGAGTCTCCTAGTGATCAACACGCTTGCTAAGCTACGTGTAGCCTAGTGATCAACACGCTAGCTAAGCTACGTGTAGCCTAGTGATCAATACGCTAGCAAAGCTACGTGTAGCCTAGTGATCAACACGCTTGCTAAGCTAAGTGTACCCTGATGATTAACACGCTAGCTAGGCTACGTGTAGCCTAGTGACCACGCAGTAGCAGCGTTTCACCACTAGAGGGAGACAGCTGAAGCAGACCCTGTGGTTCCTCACCTCAGCGTGCCCAGGAAGGTCTGCGAGCGCAGCTGTGCAGAGACGTGCAGCGCGGCCGCCGAAGCCAGCagctccctctgcccccccgcCGTCAGCTGGTGACCATTGAACCCGTCGGGGTAGACCTCCGGCAGGAAGTTGGTGCTGATGTCCCCGGAGATGAAGCGGGGGTGGGTGATGATCTCCCGCAGGAGAGGGATGTTGTGGGTCACAcctggggagaaggagggagggagacagaggagggagggagggagacaaagagggagggagagagagggagggagggagggagggagggagggagggagagagagagggagggagagagagagggagggagagagagagggagggagagagagagggagggagacaaagagggagggagacagagagggagggagacagagagggagggagacaaagagggagggagacaaagagggagggagacaaagagggagggagagagagggagggagacaaagagggagacagacaaagagggagggagagagagggagggagacaaagaaggagagagacagacagacagacagacagacagacagacagacagacagacagacagacagacagacagacagacagacagacagacagacagacagacagacagacagacagacagacagacagacagacagacagacagacagacagacagacagacagacagacagacagacagacagacagacagacagacagacagacagacagacagacagacagacagacagacagacagacagacagacagacagacagacagacagacagacagacagacagacagacagacagacagacagacagacagacagacagacagacagacagacagacagacagacagacagacagacagacagacagacagacagacagacagacagacagacagacagacagacagacagacagacagacagacagacagacagacagacagacagacagacagacagacagacagacagacagacagacagacagacagacagacagacagacagacagacagacagacagacagacagacagacagacagacagacagacagacagacagacagacagacagacagacagacagacagacagacagacagacagacagacagacagacagacagagagagagagagagagagagagagagagagagggagggagggagggagggagggagggagggagagagagagggagggagggagggagggagagagagagggagggagacagagaaggagggagggagggagacaggaaggGGGACAGAAAGAAAGCTTTAGGACAGCATTTCCTCTGTTGGGCCATGACCCCCTTACTGTACCGATAGCAACATATCgttgtgcacgtgcacgtgtgtgtacctctgaTGACGTAGTTATCCAGGGCGTCCTCCATCTTGGAGAGGGCCTCCGCCCGCGTGGCCCCGTAGGTGACCAGCTGCCGGAGACAAACGAGAGGACAACTCAGTCTCCCGCATCGCTACATCGCCACGACCAGTGCCGGAGCGGAGGGTGAGCGTTACCTTGGAGATCATGGGGTCGTAGTAGATGCTGATGTCACTTCCTTCACTGATGCCGCTGTCCACACGCACCTGTgagggacaggaagaggaaTTACTGAATGGGGAGAGAGGGCGCCATGTTTAGAACTGTAGTTgtgaacacaaataaacaccaaCGCAACAAATTGGCCATTACTTGAGAATTTAAATGTGTATGAATGTATAAAaatttatcaaatatataaataatatgaatTATATGGAAATATACAACATAGGATGGATATGAATACTCACATAAATTTGGTATTTCTGTTAAAATGCTACTattgaatattatatatatatatatatatatatatatatatatatatatatatatatatatatatatatatatatatatatatatatatatatatatatatatatatatatactaactAGGTTGTGTGGACCCACATGACAGACTAACATGTGCCTCACAGACCATTATGTGGATATGGACAGCATCTGTTGCTCTGCGATCTGAATGTGAAGTCGAACACAGACGCGTCCTGACGGGTTACTGAGAGGCTGAACGTACGTTGCTGAGGTTCAACGGCTCCTGGTACTGAGACAACCTGCCGATGGAAGGGAGGCCGAAGGACTTGTACGGGTCCTacgaggggaggagggaaggagagaggaggagggaaggagggaggaggggaaggagaggaaagaggagaagagaggagggaaggagagaggaggagggaaggagagaggaagagggaaggagagaggaggagggaaggagagaggaggagggaaggagaggagagaggaggagggaaggagagaggaggagggaaggagaggagagaggaggagggaagaagagaagaggagggaagaagaggagaagagaggaggagggaagggagagggagggaaaggggaggggagaggggaggagaaacaTTTTAAGGATACATTTTATAGGTTCCAAGATGTTTGGTCTCCATGAAACAGAATTTGATGTGTTGTTTTCAgacactgaacaaaatgttgcAATTTGGATTTGAATGTTAGTAACACAATAGCAATACAATGTGTTCTAGAAAGTAAAAGGAAACACAACgcacactcatatacacaccaacacacacacacgcacgcccctACCTCTGCGTAGACGCGGCTCTCGATGGCCCAGCCGTTGATGGGGATGTCCTCCTgtttgtggaggagggggtaacCCTTGGCGACGCGGATCATCTGTTGCACCAGGTCCAGCCCAGTGATGAGCTCTGTGATTGGATGCTCCACCTGGAAGCAGTTCAGCCAATGGGACGGCAGTTACAACACAGGCCGAGCAGAACATGGGGAGATTTAGTAGGGAGAGATTTCTTCCTGCTAAAAAATGGTGTCTTCTCACTTCACACAacgaagacacagacacacgcagaatttcagtcacacacacagacacacacaatttcggtcatacacacagacacacccacaaaatgtcagacacacacagacacaatttcagacacacacagacacagagccagacagacacacaaacaaagcagaCAGACCAAGACAGACAGGCCGATGGATAGACAG
This genomic window from Gadus macrocephalus chromosome 15, ASM3116895v1 contains:
- the pcca gene encoding propionyl-CoA carboxylase alpha chain, mitochondrial isoform X1, whose protein sequence is MAAHISTLSLPRLLVAAKNASLHARWQAVAHSAVRYSTVPVPQEKTFDKILIANRGEIACRVMKTCRMMGIQTVAVHSDVDASAVHVKMADQAVCVGPAPTNQSYLNMDAIMEAVRSTGAQAVHPGYGFLSENKEFARRLAAEGVAFIGPDTHAIQAMGDKIESKLIAKAAQVNTIPGFDGVVETVEDAVRIALDIGYPVMIKASAGGGGKGMRIAWNEEETRDGFRFSTQEAASSFGDSRLLIEKFIDNPRHIEIQVLADKHGNALWLNERECSIQRRNQKVVEEAPSTFLDADTRRAMGEQAVQLAQAVQYSSAGTVEFLVDSHKNFYFLEMNTRLQVEHPITELITGLDLVQQMIRVAKGYPLLHKQEDIPINGWAIESRVYAEDPYKSFGLPSIGRLSQYQEPLNLSNVRVDSGISEGSDISIYYDPMISKLVTYGATRAEALSKMEDALDNYVIRGVTHNIPLLREIITHPRFISGDISTNFLPEVYPDGFNGHQLTAGGQRELLASAAALHVSAQLRSQTFLGTLRVSASSQERRRWDLCVELGGERHPVVVSRTGQTYTVEVGGESLVVSGEWDLASPLLPLKINNTPRMLQCLSRTASGDICLQYLGTSFKVRVLSPLAAELSSFMPEKVPEDTSSILRSPMPGSVVAVSVKPGDTVAEGQEICVIEAMKMQNSMTAAKTGKVKSVHCKAGETVGEGDLLVELE
- the pcca gene encoding propionyl-CoA carboxylase alpha chain, mitochondrial isoform X2, whose amino-acid sequence is MGEQAVQLAQAVQYSSAGTVEFLVDSHKNFYFLEMNTRLQVEHPITELITGLDLVQQMIRVAKGYPLLHKQEDIPINGWAIESRVYAEDPYKSFGLPSIGRLSQYQEPLNLSNVRVDSGISEGSDISIYYDPMISKLVTYGATRAEALSKMEDALDNYVIRGVTHNIPLLREIITHPRFISGDISTNFLPEVYPDGFNGHQLTAGGQRELLASAAALHVSAQLRSQTFLGTLRVSASSQERRRWDLCVELGGERHPVVVSRTGQTYTVEVGGESLVVSGEWDLASPLLPLKINNTPRMLQCLSRTASGDICLQYLGTSFKVRVLSPLAAELSSFMPEKVPEDTSSILRSPMPGSVVAVSVKPGDTVAEGQEICVIEAMKMQNSMTAAKTGKVKSVHCKAGETVGEGDLLVELE